The Arachis hypogaea cultivar Tifrunner chromosome 16, arahy.Tifrunner.gnm2.J5K5, whole genome shotgun sequence genome contains a region encoding:
- the LOC112755508 gene encoding uncharacterized protein isoform X1: MNLITLKLSSDTEPMEKPSETEEPSSTPLPDHQNWIAAQDLLREKLIREDSFTWKIPEDRSDSEEGLLRYIGGVDISFSKDDPSMACGTLVVLDLRTLQVVYEDFSLVNIRVPYVPGFLAFREAPILLEILEKMKKSGSSFYPQLLMVDGNGILHPRGKCFCFGLACHLGVEANLPTVGIGKNLHHVDGLNQSRVRELLEAGENSCKDFINLVGCSGHIWGAAMRSTQGSIKPIFISIGHRISLQTALRLVQMTCKYRVPEPIRQADIRSRDYIRKLKMNARMKFLIGETYLSWKQMLQKYCKT; encoded by the exons ATGAATTTAATTACTCTGAAACTATCCTCCGATACAGAACCAATGGAAAAACCATCAGAAACCGAAGAACCCTCTTCAACTCCGTTGCCAGATCATCAAAACTGGATAGC aGCACAAGATTTGCTGAGGGAGAAGCTGATCAGAGAGGATAGCTTCACATGGAAAATACCCGAAGACCGTTCGGATTCGGAGGAAGGATTATTGAGATACATTGGCGGAGTTGATATAAGCTTCTCAAAAGATGACCCATCAATGGCGTGTGGCACACTTGTGGTTTTGGACTTAAGAACTCtgcaagttgtttatgaagacTTCTCTTTGGTCAATATTCGAGTTCCCTATGTTCCTGGCTTCCTTGCATTCAGAGAG GCCCCAATTCTTTTAGAGATTCTGGAGAAAATGAAAAAGAGTGGTAGTTCTTTCTACCCACAG TTGTTAATGGTTGATGGAAACGGAATACTACATCCCCGAGGCAAGTGCTTTT GCTTTGGCCTGGCCTGTCATCTAGGAGTTGAGGCCAATCTCCCAACAGTTGGAATTGGAAAGAAT TTGCATCATGTGGATGGTCTTAATCAATCTAGGGTTAGAGAGCTTCTTGAAGCTGGAGAAAATTCTTGTAAAGATTTCATTAATTTGGTAGGTTGCTCAGGGCATATATGGGGAGCG GCCATGAGATCTACACAAGGATCTATAAAGCCAATATTTATATCAATTGGTCATCGGATTTCACTTCAAACTGCTCTTAGACTAGTTCAGATGACTTGCAAGTATCGTGTTCCCGAGCCAATTAGACAG GCCGATATAAGATCCAGAGACTACATTCGGAAGCTCAAAATGAATGCCAGAATGAA ATTTCTCATTGGTGAGACTTACTTGAGCTGGAAACAGATGTTGCAAAAGTATTGCAAAACATGA
- the LOC112755508 gene encoding uncharacterized protein isoform X9, with translation MEKPSETEEPSSTPLPDHQNWIAAQDLLREKLIREDSFTWKIPEDRSDSEEGLLRYIGGVDISFSKDDPSMACGTLVVLDLRTLQVVYEDFSLVNIRVPYVPGFLAFRELLMVDGNGILHPRGKCFCFGLACHLGVEANLPTVGIGKNLHHVDGLNQSRVRELLEAGENSCKDFINLVGCSGHIWGAAMRSTQGSIKPIFISIGHRISLQTALRLVQMTCKYRVPEPIRQADIRSRDYIRKLKMNARMKFLIGETYLSWKQMLQKYCKT, from the exons ATGGAAAAACCATCAGAAACCGAAGAACCCTCTTCAACTCCGTTGCCAGATCATCAAAACTGGATAGC aGCACAAGATTTGCTGAGGGAGAAGCTGATCAGAGAGGATAGCTTCACATGGAAAATACCCGAAGACCGTTCGGATTCGGAGGAAGGATTATTGAGATACATTGGCGGAGTTGATATAAGCTTCTCAAAAGATGACCCATCAATGGCGTGTGGCACACTTGTGGTTTTGGACTTAAGAACTCtgcaagttgtttatgaagacTTCTCTTTGGTCAATATTCGAGTTCCCTATGTTCCTGGCTTCCTTGCATTCAGAGAG TTGTTAATGGTTGATGGAAACGGAATACTACATCCCCGAGGCAAGTGCTTTT GCTTTGGCCTGGCCTGTCATCTAGGAGTTGAGGCCAATCTCCCAACAGTTGGAATTGGAAAGAAT TTGCATCATGTGGATGGTCTTAATCAATCTAGGGTTAGAGAGCTTCTTGAAGCTGGAGAAAATTCTTGTAAAGATTTCATTAATTTGGTAGGTTGCTCAGGGCATATATGGGGAGCG GCCATGAGATCTACACAAGGATCTATAAAGCCAATATTTATATCAATTGGTCATCGGATTTCACTTCAAACTGCTCTTAGACTAGTTCAGATGACTTGCAAGTATCGTGTTCCCGAGCCAATTAGACAG GCCGATATAAGATCCAGAGACTACATTCGGAAGCTCAAAATGAATGCCAGAATGAA ATTTCTCATTGGTGAGACTTACTTGAGCTGGAAACAGATGTTGCAAAAGTATTGCAAAACATGA
- the LOC112755508 gene encoding uncharacterized protein isoform X5: MEKPSETEEPSSTPLPDHQNWIAAQDLLREKLIREDSFTWKIPEDRSDSEEGLLRYIGGVDISFSKDDPSMACGTLVVLDLRTLQVVYEDFSLVNIRVPYVPGFLAFREAPILLEILEKMKKSGSSFYPQLLMVDGNGILHPRGFGLACHLGVEANLPTVGIGKNLHHVDGLNQSRVRELLEAGENSCKDFINLVGCSGHIWGAAMRSTQGSIKPIFISIGHRISLQTALRLVQMTCKYRVPEPIRQADIRSRDYIRKLKMNARMKFLIGETYLSWKQMLQKYCKT, translated from the exons ATGGAAAAACCATCAGAAACCGAAGAACCCTCTTCAACTCCGTTGCCAGATCATCAAAACTGGATAGC aGCACAAGATTTGCTGAGGGAGAAGCTGATCAGAGAGGATAGCTTCACATGGAAAATACCCGAAGACCGTTCGGATTCGGAGGAAGGATTATTGAGATACATTGGCGGAGTTGATATAAGCTTCTCAAAAGATGACCCATCAATGGCGTGTGGCACACTTGTGGTTTTGGACTTAAGAACTCtgcaagttgtttatgaagacTTCTCTTTGGTCAATATTCGAGTTCCCTATGTTCCTGGCTTCCTTGCATTCAGAGAG GCCCCAATTCTTTTAGAGATTCTGGAGAAAATGAAAAAGAGTGGTAGTTCTTTCTACCCACAG TTGTTAATGGTTGATGGAAACGGAATACTACATCCCCGAG GCTTTGGCCTGGCCTGTCATCTAGGAGTTGAGGCCAATCTCCCAACAGTTGGAATTGGAAAGAAT TTGCATCATGTGGATGGTCTTAATCAATCTAGGGTTAGAGAGCTTCTTGAAGCTGGAGAAAATTCTTGTAAAGATTTCATTAATTTGGTAGGTTGCTCAGGGCATATATGGGGAGCG GCCATGAGATCTACACAAGGATCTATAAAGCCAATATTTATATCAATTGGTCATCGGATTTCACTTCAAACTGCTCTTAGACTAGTTCAGATGACTTGCAAGTATCGTGTTCCCGAGCCAATTAGACAG GCCGATATAAGATCCAGAGACTACATTCGGAAGCTCAAAATGAATGCCAGAATGAA ATTTCTCATTGGTGAGACTTACTTGAGCTGGAAACAGATGTTGCAAAAGTATTGCAAAACATGA
- the LOC112755508 gene encoding uncharacterized protein isoform X4 — protein sequence MEKPSETEEPSSTPLPDHQNWIAAQDLLREKLIREDSFTWKIPEDRSDSEEGLLRYIGGVDISFSKDDPSMACGTLVVLDLRTLQVVYEDFSLVNIRVPYVPGFLAFREAPILLEILEKMKKSGSSFYPQLLMVDGNGILHPRGKCFCFGLACHLGVEANLPTVGIGKNLHHVDGLNQSRVRELLEAGENSCKDFINLVGCSGHIWGAAMRSTQGSIKPIFISIGHRISLQTALRLVQMTCKYRVPEPIRQADIRSRDYIRKLKMNARMKFLIGETYLSWKQMLQKYCKT from the exons ATGGAAAAACCATCAGAAACCGAAGAACCCTCTTCAACTCCGTTGCCAGATCATCAAAACTGGATAGC aGCACAAGATTTGCTGAGGGAGAAGCTGATCAGAGAGGATAGCTTCACATGGAAAATACCCGAAGACCGTTCGGATTCGGAGGAAGGATTATTGAGATACATTGGCGGAGTTGATATAAGCTTCTCAAAAGATGACCCATCAATGGCGTGTGGCACACTTGTGGTTTTGGACTTAAGAACTCtgcaagttgtttatgaagacTTCTCTTTGGTCAATATTCGAGTTCCCTATGTTCCTGGCTTCCTTGCATTCAGAGAG GCCCCAATTCTTTTAGAGATTCTGGAGAAAATGAAAAAGAGTGGTAGTTCTTTCTACCCACAG TTGTTAATGGTTGATGGAAACGGAATACTACATCCCCGAGGCAAGTGCTTTT GCTTTGGCCTGGCCTGTCATCTAGGAGTTGAGGCCAATCTCCCAACAGTTGGAATTGGAAAGAAT TTGCATCATGTGGATGGTCTTAATCAATCTAGGGTTAGAGAGCTTCTTGAAGCTGGAGAAAATTCTTGTAAAGATTTCATTAATTTGGTAGGTTGCTCAGGGCATATATGGGGAGCG GCCATGAGATCTACACAAGGATCTATAAAGCCAATATTTATATCAATTGGTCATCGGATTTCACTTCAAACTGCTCTTAGACTAGTTCAGATGACTTGCAAGTATCGTGTTCCCGAGCCAATTAGACAG GCCGATATAAGATCCAGAGACTACATTCGGAAGCTCAAAATGAATGCCAGAATGAA ATTTCTCATTGGTGAGACTTACTTGAGCTGGAAACAGATGTTGCAAAAGTATTGCAAAACATGA
- the LOC112755508 gene encoding uncharacterized protein isoform X8: MLRQPMEKPSETEEPSSTPLPDHQNWIAAQDLLREKLIREDSFTWKIPEDRSDSEEGLLRYIGGVDISFSKDDPSMACGTLVVLDLRTLQVVYEDFSLVNIRVPYVPGFLAFRELLMVDGNGILHPRGKCFCFGLACHLGVEANLPTVGIGKNLHHVDGLNQSRVRELLEAGENSCKDFINLVGCSGHIWGAAMRSTQGSIKPIFISIGHRISLQTALRLVQMTCKYRVPEPIRQADIRSRDYIRKLKMNARMKFLIGETYLSWKQMLQKYCKT, translated from the exons ATGTTAAGAC AACCAATGGAAAAACCATCAGAAACCGAAGAACCCTCTTCAACTCCGTTGCCAGATCATCAAAACTGGATAGC aGCACAAGATTTGCTGAGGGAGAAGCTGATCAGAGAGGATAGCTTCACATGGAAAATACCCGAAGACCGTTCGGATTCGGAGGAAGGATTATTGAGATACATTGGCGGAGTTGATATAAGCTTCTCAAAAGATGACCCATCAATGGCGTGTGGCACACTTGTGGTTTTGGACTTAAGAACTCtgcaagttgtttatgaagacTTCTCTTTGGTCAATATTCGAGTTCCCTATGTTCCTGGCTTCCTTGCATTCAGAGAG TTGTTAATGGTTGATGGAAACGGAATACTACATCCCCGAGGCAAGTGCTTTT GCTTTGGCCTGGCCTGTCATCTAGGAGTTGAGGCCAATCTCCCAACAGTTGGAATTGGAAAGAAT TTGCATCATGTGGATGGTCTTAATCAATCTAGGGTTAGAGAGCTTCTTGAAGCTGGAGAAAATTCTTGTAAAGATTTCATTAATTTGGTAGGTTGCTCAGGGCATATATGGGGAGCG GCCATGAGATCTACACAAGGATCTATAAAGCCAATATTTATATCAATTGGTCATCGGATTTCACTTCAAACTGCTCTTAGACTAGTTCAGATGACTTGCAAGTATCGTGTTCCCGAGCCAATTAGACAG GCCGATATAAGATCCAGAGACTACATTCGGAAGCTCAAAATGAATGCCAGAATGAA ATTTCTCATTGGTGAGACTTACTTGAGCTGGAAACAGATGTTGCAAAAGTATTGCAAAACATGA
- the LOC112755508 gene encoding uncharacterized protein isoform X2: MNLITLKLSSDTEPMEKPSETEEPSSTPLPDHQNWIAAQDLLREKLIREDSFTWKIPEDRSDSEEGLLRYIGGVDISFSKDDPSMACGTLVVLDLRTLQVVYEDFSLVNIRVPYVPGFLAFREAPILLEILEKMKKSGSSFYPQLLMVDGNGILHPRGFGLACHLGVEANLPTVGIGKNLHHVDGLNQSRVRELLEAGENSCKDFINLVGCSGHIWGAAMRSTQGSIKPIFISIGHRISLQTALRLVQMTCKYRVPEPIRQADIRSRDYIRKLKMNARMKFLIGETYLSWKQMLQKYCKT, translated from the exons ATGAATTTAATTACTCTGAAACTATCCTCCGATACAGAACCAATGGAAAAACCATCAGAAACCGAAGAACCCTCTTCAACTCCGTTGCCAGATCATCAAAACTGGATAGC aGCACAAGATTTGCTGAGGGAGAAGCTGATCAGAGAGGATAGCTTCACATGGAAAATACCCGAAGACCGTTCGGATTCGGAGGAAGGATTATTGAGATACATTGGCGGAGTTGATATAAGCTTCTCAAAAGATGACCCATCAATGGCGTGTGGCACACTTGTGGTTTTGGACTTAAGAACTCtgcaagttgtttatgaagacTTCTCTTTGGTCAATATTCGAGTTCCCTATGTTCCTGGCTTCCTTGCATTCAGAGAG GCCCCAATTCTTTTAGAGATTCTGGAGAAAATGAAAAAGAGTGGTAGTTCTTTCTACCCACAG TTGTTAATGGTTGATGGAAACGGAATACTACATCCCCGAG GCTTTGGCCTGGCCTGTCATCTAGGAGTTGAGGCCAATCTCCCAACAGTTGGAATTGGAAAGAAT TTGCATCATGTGGATGGTCTTAATCAATCTAGGGTTAGAGAGCTTCTTGAAGCTGGAGAAAATTCTTGTAAAGATTTCATTAATTTGGTAGGTTGCTCAGGGCATATATGGGGAGCG GCCATGAGATCTACACAAGGATCTATAAAGCCAATATTTATATCAATTGGTCATCGGATTTCACTTCAAACTGCTCTTAGACTAGTTCAGATGACTTGCAAGTATCGTGTTCCCGAGCCAATTAGACAG GCCGATATAAGATCCAGAGACTACATTCGGAAGCTCAAAATGAATGCCAGAATGAA ATTTCTCATTGGTGAGACTTACTTGAGCTGGAAACAGATGTTGCAAAAGTATTGCAAAACATGA
- the LOC112755508 gene encoding uncharacterized protein isoform X3 — translation MLRQPMEKPSETEEPSSTPLPDHQNWIAAQDLLREKLIREDSFTWKIPEDRSDSEEGLLRYIGGVDISFSKDDPSMACGTLVVLDLRTLQVVYEDFSLVNIRVPYVPGFLAFREAPILLEILEKMKKSGSSFYPQLLMVDGNGILHPRGKCFCFGLACHLGVEANLPTVGIGKNLHHVDGLNQSRVRELLEAGENSCKDFINLVGCSGHIWGAAMRSTQGSIKPIFISIGHRISLQTALRLVQMTCKYRVPEPIRQADIRSRDYIRKLKMNARMKFLIGETYLSWKQMLQKYCKT, via the exons ATGTTAAGAC AACCAATGGAAAAACCATCAGAAACCGAAGAACCCTCTTCAACTCCGTTGCCAGATCATCAAAACTGGATAGC aGCACAAGATTTGCTGAGGGAGAAGCTGATCAGAGAGGATAGCTTCACATGGAAAATACCCGAAGACCGTTCGGATTCGGAGGAAGGATTATTGAGATACATTGGCGGAGTTGATATAAGCTTCTCAAAAGATGACCCATCAATGGCGTGTGGCACACTTGTGGTTTTGGACTTAAGAACTCtgcaagttgtttatgaagacTTCTCTTTGGTCAATATTCGAGTTCCCTATGTTCCTGGCTTCCTTGCATTCAGAGAG GCCCCAATTCTTTTAGAGATTCTGGAGAAAATGAAAAAGAGTGGTAGTTCTTTCTACCCACAG TTGTTAATGGTTGATGGAAACGGAATACTACATCCCCGAGGCAAGTGCTTTT GCTTTGGCCTGGCCTGTCATCTAGGAGTTGAGGCCAATCTCCCAACAGTTGGAATTGGAAAGAAT TTGCATCATGTGGATGGTCTTAATCAATCTAGGGTTAGAGAGCTTCTTGAAGCTGGAGAAAATTCTTGTAAAGATTTCATTAATTTGGTAGGTTGCTCAGGGCATATATGGGGAGCG GCCATGAGATCTACACAAGGATCTATAAAGCCAATATTTATATCAATTGGTCATCGGATTTCACTTCAAACTGCTCTTAGACTAGTTCAGATGACTTGCAAGTATCGTGTTCCCGAGCCAATTAGACAG GCCGATATAAGATCCAGAGACTACATTCGGAAGCTCAAAATGAATGCCAGAATGAA ATTTCTCATTGGTGAGACTTACTTGAGCTGGAAACAGATGTTGCAAAAGTATTGCAAAACATGA
- the LOC112755508 gene encoding uncharacterized protein isoform X10, with protein sequence MEKPSETEEPSSTPLPDHQNWIAAQDLLREKLIREDSFTWKIPEDRSDSEEGLLRYIGGVDISFSKDDPSMACGTLVVLDLRTLQVVYEDFSLVNIRVPYVPGFLAFRELLMVDGNGILHPRGFGLACHLGVEANLPTVGIGKNLHHVDGLNQSRVRELLEAGENSCKDFINLVGCSGHIWGAAMRSTQGSIKPIFISIGHRISLQTALRLVQMTCKYRVPEPIRQADIRSRDYIRKLKMNARMKFLIGETYLSWKQMLQKYCKT encoded by the exons ATGGAAAAACCATCAGAAACCGAAGAACCCTCTTCAACTCCGTTGCCAGATCATCAAAACTGGATAGC aGCACAAGATTTGCTGAGGGAGAAGCTGATCAGAGAGGATAGCTTCACATGGAAAATACCCGAAGACCGTTCGGATTCGGAGGAAGGATTATTGAGATACATTGGCGGAGTTGATATAAGCTTCTCAAAAGATGACCCATCAATGGCGTGTGGCACACTTGTGGTTTTGGACTTAAGAACTCtgcaagttgtttatgaagacTTCTCTTTGGTCAATATTCGAGTTCCCTATGTTCCTGGCTTCCTTGCATTCAGAGAG TTGTTAATGGTTGATGGAAACGGAATACTACATCCCCGAG GCTTTGGCCTGGCCTGTCATCTAGGAGTTGAGGCCAATCTCCCAACAGTTGGAATTGGAAAGAAT TTGCATCATGTGGATGGTCTTAATCAATCTAGGGTTAGAGAGCTTCTTGAAGCTGGAGAAAATTCTTGTAAAGATTTCATTAATTTGGTAGGTTGCTCAGGGCATATATGGGGAGCG GCCATGAGATCTACACAAGGATCTATAAAGCCAATATTTATATCAATTGGTCATCGGATTTCACTTCAAACTGCTCTTAGACTAGTTCAGATGACTTGCAAGTATCGTGTTCCCGAGCCAATTAGACAG GCCGATATAAGATCCAGAGACTACATTCGGAAGCTCAAAATGAATGCCAGAATGAA ATTTCTCATTGGTGAGACTTACTTGAGCTGGAAACAGATGTTGCAAAAGTATTGCAAAACATGA
- the LOC112755508 gene encoding uncharacterized protein isoform X7, with the protein MNLITLKLSSDTEPMEKPSETEEPSSTPLPDHQNWIAAQDLLREKLIREDSFTWKIPEDRSDSEEGLLRYIGGVDISFSKDDPSMACGTLVVLDLRTLQVVYEDFSLVNIRVPYVPGFLAFRELLMVDGNGILHPRGFGLACHLGVEANLPTVGIGKNLHHVDGLNQSRVRELLEAGENSCKDFINLVGCSGHIWGAAMRSTQGSIKPIFISIGHRISLQTALRLVQMTCKYRVPEPIRQADIRSRDYIRKLKMNARMKFLIGETYLSWKQMLQKYCKT; encoded by the exons ATGAATTTAATTACTCTGAAACTATCCTCCGATACAGAACCAATGGAAAAACCATCAGAAACCGAAGAACCCTCTTCAACTCCGTTGCCAGATCATCAAAACTGGATAGC aGCACAAGATTTGCTGAGGGAGAAGCTGATCAGAGAGGATAGCTTCACATGGAAAATACCCGAAGACCGTTCGGATTCGGAGGAAGGATTATTGAGATACATTGGCGGAGTTGATATAAGCTTCTCAAAAGATGACCCATCAATGGCGTGTGGCACACTTGTGGTTTTGGACTTAAGAACTCtgcaagttgtttatgaagacTTCTCTTTGGTCAATATTCGAGTTCCCTATGTTCCTGGCTTCCTTGCATTCAGAGAG TTGTTAATGGTTGATGGAAACGGAATACTACATCCCCGAG GCTTTGGCCTGGCCTGTCATCTAGGAGTTGAGGCCAATCTCCCAACAGTTGGAATTGGAAAGAAT TTGCATCATGTGGATGGTCTTAATCAATCTAGGGTTAGAGAGCTTCTTGAAGCTGGAGAAAATTCTTGTAAAGATTTCATTAATTTGGTAGGTTGCTCAGGGCATATATGGGGAGCG GCCATGAGATCTACACAAGGATCTATAAAGCCAATATTTATATCAATTGGTCATCGGATTTCACTTCAAACTGCTCTTAGACTAGTTCAGATGACTTGCAAGTATCGTGTTCCCGAGCCAATTAGACAG GCCGATATAAGATCCAGAGACTACATTCGGAAGCTCAAAATGAATGCCAGAATGAA ATTTCTCATTGGTGAGACTTACTTGAGCTGGAAACAGATGTTGCAAAAGTATTGCAAAACATGA
- the LOC112755508 gene encoding uncharacterized protein isoform X6, with amino-acid sequence MNLITLKLSSDTEPMEKPSETEEPSSTPLPDHQNWIAAQDLLREKLIREDSFTWKIPEDRSDSEEGLLRYIGGVDISFSKDDPSMACGTLVVLDLRTLQVVYEDFSLVNIRVPYVPGFLAFRELLMVDGNGILHPRGKCFCFGLACHLGVEANLPTVGIGKNLHHVDGLNQSRVRELLEAGENSCKDFINLVGCSGHIWGAAMRSTQGSIKPIFISIGHRISLQTALRLVQMTCKYRVPEPIRQADIRSRDYIRKLKMNARMKFLIGETYLSWKQMLQKYCKT; translated from the exons ATGAATTTAATTACTCTGAAACTATCCTCCGATACAGAACCAATGGAAAAACCATCAGAAACCGAAGAACCCTCTTCAACTCCGTTGCCAGATCATCAAAACTGGATAGC aGCACAAGATTTGCTGAGGGAGAAGCTGATCAGAGAGGATAGCTTCACATGGAAAATACCCGAAGACCGTTCGGATTCGGAGGAAGGATTATTGAGATACATTGGCGGAGTTGATATAAGCTTCTCAAAAGATGACCCATCAATGGCGTGTGGCACACTTGTGGTTTTGGACTTAAGAACTCtgcaagttgtttatgaagacTTCTCTTTGGTCAATATTCGAGTTCCCTATGTTCCTGGCTTCCTTGCATTCAGAGAG TTGTTAATGGTTGATGGAAACGGAATACTACATCCCCGAGGCAAGTGCTTTT GCTTTGGCCTGGCCTGTCATCTAGGAGTTGAGGCCAATCTCCCAACAGTTGGAATTGGAAAGAAT TTGCATCATGTGGATGGTCTTAATCAATCTAGGGTTAGAGAGCTTCTTGAAGCTGGAGAAAATTCTTGTAAAGATTTCATTAATTTGGTAGGTTGCTCAGGGCATATATGGGGAGCG GCCATGAGATCTACACAAGGATCTATAAAGCCAATATTTATATCAATTGGTCATCGGATTTCACTTCAAACTGCTCTTAGACTAGTTCAGATGACTTGCAAGTATCGTGTTCCCGAGCCAATTAGACAG GCCGATATAAGATCCAGAGACTACATTCGGAAGCTCAAAATGAATGCCAGAATGAA ATTTCTCATTGGTGAGACTTACTTGAGCTGGAAACAGATGTTGCAAAAGTATTGCAAAACATGA
- the LOC112757751 gene encoding uncharacterized protein, which yields MVTDVVDVANALANQQPFVEPSFMRSLDLEAIHAPEFPQYVNAVYYIIGSDKSKICDVVAAELPLMPDGEFTVGMEFSSREAVIKAMKDYTIRRGVDYRVHESEPTIFYAKCTQYGAGCDWLIRVSKMSRKFCWEIRRYNGSHTCTRATISQDHSKLDSNTVAEAIKPLVEADPSIRVKSVIAEVQSKFNYTISYRKAWLAKQKAVESIFGGWEASYEALPIWFEAMCHKEPSAVVHFETMPVYQGDDLIPNIRVLHRVFWSYYPCIRAFRHCKPIVQVDGTHLYEKYKGCLLVAVSQDGNNNIVPIAFTIVEGETSEAWHFFLSNLRQHVVTRDGVGLISDRHDSIRAPIARCHGAWSPPKAFHMFCIRHIESNFLRKFKAPYLQKLIVNIGYSRTVREYETRYQRLRERGEAYTNWLDRISREQYALAFDGGYRWGHMTTNLVECINSVLKGARNLLVTALVKATFYRLNELFTRKRAEAEAQINSGHVFSELVTSKLHAKQRAAGNIQWTSVNNGVTVVSSKLTGFRVDMCLLVVQTNVLIGNCMYMMSTRWTRFDECTGLGLGHSGIQQHGLFTMDLDS from the exons ATGGTGACAGATGTGGTGGATGTGGCAAATGCACTAGCAAATCAGCAGCCATTTGTGGAGCCGAGTTTCATGCGGTCGTTGGATTTGGAGGCCATTCAtgcaccggagtttcctcaatatGTAAATGCAG TTTATTACATTATTGGTTCTGACAAGTCTAAAATTTGTGATGTTGTTGCCGCAGAGCTTCCCCTTATGCCGGATGGTGAATTTACTGTGGGAATGGAATTCAGTTCTAGGGAGGCAGTGATTAAGGCGATGAAAGATTATACAATTCGCAGAGGTGTAGATTATCGGGTGCATGAGTCAGAACCGACGATATTCTATGCTAAATGCACCCAGTATGGTGCAGGATGTGATTGGCTAATTAGGGTGAGCAAAATGTCCAGAAAGTTCTGTTGGGagataaggaggtacaatggTAGTCACACCTGTACTAGGGCCACCATTTCTCAAgatcattcgaagctggattccaacacagttgcagaagcaataaagccattGGTAGAAGCTGACCCGTCTATTAGGGTGAAATCAGTGATTGCAGAAGTACAGTCAAAGTTTAACTACACCATTAGTTATCGCAAAGCATGGTTGGCAAAACAGAAGGCAGTGGAGTCAATTTTCGGAGGGTGGGAAGCTTCGTACGAAGCCTTGccgatatggtttgaggccatgtgtcacaagGAGCCATCCGCAGTTGTTCATTTTGAAACAATGCCTGTGTACCAGGGAGATGACTTGATTCCTAATATTCGTGTGCTACACcgagtcttctggagttattacccttgtATTAGAGCCTTCAGACATTGCAAGCCAATAGTACAGGTAGACGGAACTCATTTGTATGAAAAATACAAGGGTTGTTTGTTGGTTGCAGTCTCACAGGATGGCAACAACAACATCGTGCCGATTGCATTTACGATAGTTGAGGGAGAGACATCTGAGGCTTGGCACTTTTTTCTGAGTAACTTGCGACAGCATGTTGTGACACGTGACGGTGTGGGTCTTATCTCCGATCGACACGATTCCATTAGGGCTCCTATTGCTCGTTGTCACGGAGCTTGGTCTCCTCCCAAAGCATTCCACATGTTTTGCATCAGACACATAGAGTCCAACTTTCTGAGGAAATTCAAGGCTCCGTATCTGCAGAAGCTTATCGTCAACATCG GTTACTCGCGAACAGTTCGCGAGTACGAGACGCGTTATCAGCGTTTACGTGAGCGGGGTGAGGCTTATACCAACTGGTTGGATCGAATTTCGCGTGAGCAATACGCTTTAGCATTTGATGGGGGATATCGATGGGGTCATATGACAACCAATCTAGTAGAATGCATCAACTCGGTACTGAAAGGGGCTCGTAATCTTCTAGTCACTGCACTTGTTAAGGCAACATTTTACAGGCTTAATGAATTGTTCACCCGAAAAAGGGCCGAGGCTGAGGCTCAAATTAATTCAGGACATGTGTTCTCTGAGCTTGTAACCTCCAAACTACATGCAAAGCAGCGGGCAGCAGGTAACATCCAA TGGACCTCCGTCAACAACGGTGTGACTGTGGTGAGTTCCAAGTTGACCGGCTTCCGTGTTGACATGTGTTTGCTTGTTGTGCAAACCAACGTCTTGATTGGCAACTGTATGTACATGATGTCTACAAGATGGACCAGGTTCGACGAGTGTACAGGGCTAGGTTTAGGCCACTCGGGAATCCAACAACATGGCCTGTTTACCATGGACCTCGATTCGTAG